From a single Capsicum annuum cultivar UCD-10X-F1 chromosome 12, UCD10Xv1.1, whole genome shotgun sequence genomic region:
- the LOC107870497 gene encoding HMG-Y-related protein A, which translates to MATEFVNRTIHPEEYPQMIYEALDALQQKEGSNKSTISKYIESKYGNLNDAHSKLLTYHLDRMKLTGELIFLKNNYIKPGPGVPPKRGRGRPPKPKTTLPEGTELAAPKPRGRPKKDPNAPPTPKKPKPTIVPGNLAPVSKTGRPRGRPRKIRPQPAQNGLE; encoded by the exons ATGGCTACTGAATTTGTCAACAGGACAATTCATCCTGAAGAATACCCTCAG ATGATTTATGAAGCTCTTGATGCACTACAACAAAAAGAAGGCTCAAACAAGTCAACAATATCAAAGTACATTGAATCTAAGTATGGGAACTTGAATGATGCACACTCAAAGTTGCTAACTTACCATTTGGATAGAATGAAACTAACTGGtgaacttattttcctcaaaaacAACTACATTAAACCTGGTCCAGGTGTACCTCCTAAGCGTGGCCGAGGGCGACCACCAAAACCGAAAACTACATTGCCAGAAGGAACAGAACTTGCAGCTCCAAAGCCGAGAGGTCGCCCGAAAAAAGACCCCAATGCACCACCTACTCCCAAGAAACCAAAACCAACAATTGTCCCTGGTAACTTAGCTCCTGTTTCGAAAACCGGAAGGCCTAGAGGTAGGCCTAGGAAGATTAGGCCACAGCCAGCACAAAATGGCCTAGAGTGA
- the LOC107870496 gene encoding senescence-associated protein SPA15, chloroplastic yields the protein MATPNGIIYYSAKSPQHPKVHAHGQGTEYSKHNGYSNMPRLKFSNKGFWEVCGKLSNRVIFRGSPVLCRSTETRDTETKEVARTSGDYSNISSVQENDQAITVGKVIPSSQAIAEACKFACNDAKFVNERAKNDIVLLSRGIMRMDARARQDVAFLGSEFLKLDARAREDTEKVDNDVKKRAERIHHVATILKNIAETRLKKAADRHWSDGALEADLRRADFVAKQRAMEDSLTALEFVKNIHDRMVSKMYRLKRSSIDTENTRHITLEKNGKTLKFLSGEVSADRITAIQEAYWDIASALSEADGIDYTDPEELELLVATLIDLDAMDGKSSVSLLAECSSSPDVNTRKALANALSAAPSMWTLGNAGMGALQRLAEDDNPAIAAAASKTILELKRQWEIGEGDSWRFMVDEVSPGDVGSQDDNATY from the exons ATGGCTACCCCAAATGGGATCATTTATTATTCTGCCAAATCACCTCAACACCCAAAAGTTCACGCCCACGGTCAAGGGACTGAATATAGCAAACACAATGGATATTCTAATATGCCAAGACTGAAGTTTTCTAATAAGGGGTTCTGGGAGGTGTGTGGAAAACTAAGCAACCGTGTCATCTTCAGGGGCTCTCCTGTGTTGTGTCGCTCAACAGAAACACGTGATACTGAGACAAAAGAGGTTGCCAGAACCAGTGGTGATTATTCCAACATATCTAG TGTACAAGAAAATGATCAAGCAATCACAGTTGGGAAAGTTATTCCATCTAGTCAGGCGATTGCTGAAGCTTGTAAATTTGCTTGCAACGATGCCAAATTTGTGAATGAAAGGGCTAAGAATGATATTGTGCTGCTTTCTCG GGGAATAATGAGAATGGATGCCCGTGCGCGCCAAGATGTTGCATTTCTTGGTTCTGAGTTTCTTAAGCTTGATG CTCGGGCACGGGAAGATACTGAGAAAGTTGATAATGATGTCAAGAAAAGAGCCGAAAGAATCCATCATGTTGCCACT ATTCTTAAAAACATCGCTGAAACGAGACTGAAGAAAGCTGCTGATCGACACTGGAGCGATGGCGCCTTGGAG GCTGATTTAAGACGTGCCGACTTTGTGGCAAAACAGCGTGCAATGGAGGATTCGCTGACGGCTCTAGAG TTTGTCAAGAACATTCATGATAGGATGGTGAGCAAGATGTACAGATT GAAAAGAAGTTCCATAGATACAGAAAATACAAGGCATATTACACTTGAGAAGAACGGGAAAACTCTCAAGTTTCTTTCTGGTGAAGTTTCTGCTGATCGCATCACTGCTATACAG GAAGCCTACTGGGATATAGCATCTGCACTTTCCGAAGCTGATGGAATTGACTATACTGATCCAGAAGAG CTCGAGTTGTTGGTTGCAACACTTATAGATCTTGATGCAATGGATGGTAAAAGTAGTGTATCCTTGCTGGCTGAGTGTTCAAGTTCTCCTGATGTAAATACAAG GAAAGCATTAGCGAACGCGCTCTCAGCAGCTCCATCCATGTGGACTTTAGGAAACGCTGGAATGGGAGCGTTGCAG AGACTGGCAGAAGATGACAACCCCGCCATTGCTGCTGCTGCATCAAAAACCATTCTTGAATTGAAAAGACAATGGGAAATAGGCGAAGGCGATAGCTGGAGGTTCATGGTGGACGAAGTGTCACCCGGGGATGTAGGGAGCCAAGATGACAACGCGACATATTAG